Genomic DNA from Oncorhynchus mykiss isolate Arlee chromosome 2, USDA_OmykA_1.1, whole genome shotgun sequence:
aggtaacgagtggaggacagaggagattcttaaagaagaagttacaggtctgtgagagccagaaatcttgcttgtttgtaggtgaccaaatacttattttccaccataatttgcaaataaatacatttaaaatcctacaatgtgattttctggattttttttcttctcattttgtctgtcatagtttaagtgtacccatgatgacaattacaggcctcatcttttaaagtgggagaacttgcacaattggtggctgactaaatacttttttgcgccACTGTACAGTACATTTTCAACACATGGTTGAATAGACAGCATGCTTTATTACCTTTGGATTTTTGGACTATTGCCTTAGGATTCTCAGCCTTCACAGCAACTGGACCAGCCATGTCTGATGGAAAAAGTGTTTCAATGTGAAAAGAGCAGGAATAAATGTCTAATTACAGGTAACATTAACTGGAGTAGGAGCAAGCATATCTGTGTTGGTATTACTTACCATTCATTGAACCTGTCTGTGTCGGAGGGTCCATGACTTCTTTGAAGTTGAATGACTCCGGCAGCACACTAAACATAAGACTGTTCTCCTCACGAGGCAAAGAAGCAGGGTTTCCGATTTCATATTTACCCTTTTCCACTATATCAGGGATACCGGATGGCACTGCCTCAATCCTAGATTTCTTCAGTCTGAGTTTCAGGCCGCTTAAGATTCTTTCTCTTTCAATGCGCCGCAAAGTCTGCTTGGCCTTTACAGTTCTTTCTGGTGTGGCTCGCCTTTCAGAGGATAATGCACCTCCATCTGTGTTGGTGAGGGCAACAATCTTTTTAGCCATTTCAGCACAAATCATTTTTGGAGCAACGCCTCTTCTGTTTTGTAGTCTTGGCACTTTGCCCCTGGACTTTGTCTTTGTCGGGATAAAACTATTATTCCACTCGCTTAAGATCCATTGTTTGATTGGGCTTTCCACTGGAGGACTGGTCTCGGAGGGCTCCGTTGTCCAGGAGTTGACATTCACACTGAGGGTTACAGGAGGTGCTGGAGCATTGTCTGCAAAAGGTCTGGCTCGAGAAGCATTATGGTCCTTGCGTTGGAGCGTGGAACCAAACAAGGCTAGACTTACTGTGCCAACCCTGCAAATGTTGTTCCCAATTCCATGTTCTGTTGGCTTCTGGAGATTGCTACCTTTTGAATGTTTCTCTTCTTCCAAAGACTTAGAAGTAGTTGTATTGGGGGGCTCAaaatcttcatcatcatcatcagtcaaGTTGACCTCAGGAACAAGGTGAAAGGAGGGACCTAATCCGTCCCTCATtttcctttgctttcttgggacaGGCACATTTGAATGAGGACTTTCAACACATCTTCTCTTGAGTCCAACCCCTTTTTGTTTAACCTTGTAGCTACAATTTGTTTTAGGAGATAGATGTTTGTGACATCTTTGTGCCAAGGAAAGTGATGTAAGGAAACCGATTTTGTCTGTTACTTCAGGTTGCAGATTAGAAGTAGGAATGGGAGCTGTAGGAACGACTTCACTACCTCTAGGGTTTCCTTCTTCCAAAATAACACCAAGTTCTTGTACACATTCCACATGTTTCTGGAACGGACCTGGTAGTTTCTGCTTTGGCTGTACATCGTCCCAAACTAGCTCCGACATTGAGGTGGCTACTTTGATTAAGTCTTCATAACGCGAGAAGACCTCTTCAATTTCAACAATGTTTGTGTGGTTGATGGGGAGTTGCAGTGCTGGGGCTTTTGACAAAGGCAAGCTCTTCACCCCATTTGTGTATATGTGAGCAGTCTCAGATTTTCTATCAGACAAGACAATTGTTTGGCATTCTTCAATGCCTGTAGATTTCCAAGATTGAGGATTCACATTTTTTACAGGATTCTCTTCACGCTTTTCTTCTGCTGTgccatttgatttacacaaatgCACGCATTCCCTTTGTTCTGCTTTTGTTGTGCTGGGTTCAACAGACAATGTTACCTCAACCAATGCCGTCGCATTCAGAGTGGCCTTTGCTGAACCCAATTTCGTCTTGTATTGGCATTTGCAGGACGAAGAATTGGTGGACCCACTGAACACTGACATCCAACGAGAGAGGCAACAGTAATCTTCTGATTGGACATCCCCTTTGTTTTTGAGTTTTAAATCAGTCAACTTCACATCTACCCTCTCAGATGATTTATCCTCCACTGAGTAATCTTTCAACTCAATCAGCTCCGCATCCATTTCCATTGGCAATTCCAACAGGTCTTCGTTCACTTCATCTTGTAGTAGCTGCCCACTGAAAAACTGCAAAGCCTCTTCTGGTGTCAGCACGTTGATCTCCAGGGAGGAAAATGGGTCACTAAAAATGATACCTGCTTTTTCTCTCTTAACCAGTGAGAGGGTCTGGGTGGAACTGTGTGCCAAACCTGACCCTTGAATTTCTTTAGCATCAGAATCAGAGGGTGTTGGTCTCGTCGCCTGAGTGACCTCAGTCTGCATGTCAATGGCAGAGGCTGTAGATTTTTCATTTTCGGTACAAATCAGTTTTGGTTGTTCATCTCCTCTTTGAAGAGTCTTTTGGTCATATCTTAGTGACCATGGGAATCCAAACTCCTTGTCTATGTCATCAAGCTGCTTATTTGTGTTCAACCATGATGACTCTTGTGCCGGGAACTCGGGGTGAACAGAATCATGTTTAAGAATAGCACATTTCTCTTCAACTTGACCCCAGTTTTTGCGCCTGGCTTGTGAAAATATGACAGACTGTGATGACATATCGTCATCGTCGCCACACACAGATCTAACCTCTTGCATTATATTTTGTAACATACCAGATCTTGCAGCATCCATAAGCTTTGGCCCATCTCCATCCCAATAGAGGCTTAGTATTTTGCTTTCAACTGGTGTGGCAGTGCATTTTTGACGTTGCACAGTATCTACCAACTCCTTCAATTTACCAAGGGTCCATTTGATTACAGGAATGGAGGACAAATCAAAAATGTCCTCATCGGAATCGACTTTTTCATTTGTTTCCTCACTCAATTGGTTAACATTCACATGAGTGGTCATTTCTGTGTCAGCTAACTCTTTTCTCAGAGTGGCTTGACATTCCACATTAGATAATGGTTGAGAATCAAATTTCTCTGCACGTAACCCATTTGATAATGACCGTTGAGACTTAAAACAT
This window encodes:
- the LOC110493232 gene encoding uncharacterized protein LOC110493232, translating into MMHTEMVSFKAVGETEETRRMQTYTWTQSGLDRSVAGQSSSPQVTSGQMSEIPSSYSRQYGPVRPAVLYIEGGQCLPHSGQVTSGGYWSGPTLNQQASMVNINSSQHSPTREQVLMGTSPLLTSLWTNNAAAPQSTGVTSQSGNHHTLPGRVNSVALPNFQQGQGFLGVKNNNPQRLVKDGQGATIHCPPHINAPLNANVMYHISPASGSQQLVLGRQDGASSGTSASLAMGRSPNHVNHVVSGQDSRRIAVQAPHQGNPQTPNSLQSAQETTYNQLLYLLQNQNNDSRTEMNRVQHGAPVHTGSSNHSQMYPSQLLTGINNQVNVPNAAMGMPMHNISQNPQYNVQSTKYNPPFNNSPRHVPICPKSLPIPPQQNRLPSYCANNNSQLGPIGNNAHHASHPRLHIQGTVPTLHYKPDCTNILVSNTGPSPSVPNYSIQSSVQHNRETAPPPYPVQQIRKSAPPPYPGQHSHGPVLNKTEHVVGAGAHFLQHLPNQGAAPTLHYKPKNNYVQLSNTGPSSSVTNHGMLSSGQRNCESVTPSHPIRQGYYITVTEDESGNGFRTENCIFIGDKPNESALVSQGSSASNAPSVLTAQKAIAVVQPLSQCMQTNTPLHVSDKISLTTQAMSFLTGVGNVSKPGEHSCVQSPSQGQTTLARSASLTNESEQEVPRIRLESGADKTLTQGSETSDVEMAKTYSCFKSQRSLSNGLRAEKFDSQPLSNVECQATLRKELADTEMTTHVNVNQLSEETNEKVDSDEDIFDLSSIPVIKWTLGKLKELVDTVQRQKCTATPVESKILSLYWDGDGPKLMDAARSGMLQNIMQEVRSVCGDDDDMSSQSVIFSQARRKNWGQVEEKCAILKHDSVHPEFPAQESSWLNTNKQLDDIDKEFGFPWSLRYDQKTLQRGDEQPKLICTENEKSTASAIDMQTEVTQATRPTPSDSDAKEIQGSGLAHSSTQTLSLVKREKAGIIFSDPFSSLEINVLTPEEALQFFSGQLLQDEVNEDLLELPMEMDAELIELKDYSVEDKSSERVDVKLTDLKLKNKGDVQSEDYCCLSRWMSVFSGSTNSSSCKCQYKTKLGSAKATLNATALVEVTLSVEPSTTKAEQRECVHLCKSNGTAEEKREENPVKNVNPQSWKSTGIEECQTIVLSDRKSETAHIYTNGVKSLPLSKAPALQLPINHTNIVEIEEVFSRYEDLIKVATSMSELVWDDVQPKQKLPGPFQKHVECVQELGVILEEGNPRGSEVVPTAPIPTSNLQPEVTDKIGFLTSLSLAQRCHKHLSPKTNCSYKVKQKGVGLKRRCVESPHSNVPVPRKQRKMRDGLGPSFHLVPEVNLTDDDDEDFEPPNTTTSKSLEEEKHSKGSNLQKPTEHGIGNNICRVGTVSLALFGSTLQRKDHNASRARPFADNAPAPPVTLSVNVNSWTTEPSETSPPVESPIKQWILSEWNNSFIPTKTKSRGKVPRLQNRRGVAPKMICAEMAKKIVALTNTDGGALSSERRATPERTVKAKQTLRRIERERILSGLKLRLKKSRIEAVPSGIPDIVEKGKYEIGNPASLPREENSLMFSVLPESFNFKEVMDPPTQTGSMNDMAGPVAVKAENPKAIVQKSKGVWSVGIQKRYCPLTSLTIKVPKTSSTTFQKFQKKFKQKK